The Megalobrama amblycephala isolate DHTTF-2021 linkage group LG7, ASM1881202v1, whole genome shotgun sequence genome window below encodes:
- the LOC125272518 gene encoding uncharacterized protein LOC125272518 isoform X1, translated as MALALVYLNACVCHVSLSCIVPCTTVGVLLFSQNRISGAEVEMKVRPGDNVTLYCDRSLTLGFHFAWIRNCSHENQPSLEIDFTKWFQKTFQRFSSVYNRSSNSNDLHITNISVSDLGLYYCAEVENKVIKDEKGIISSSKVYYYGNRKTRLSFAEEVTSCSGLNITSTPRVSDCVLCWTLLFSVCPVCVLLSSICLFCLCQRKTTDAAADQKDHLRGRNTIEGEDEEVCYASLDVKTRRQKQRKTKRVQSSDFSTYAQVRTDMQ; from the exons GTGTTTTGTTGTTCAGTCAGAACAGAATCTCTGGAGCAGAAGTGGAGATGAAAGTCAGACCAGGAGACAACGTCACTCTCTACTGTGATCGCTCTTTAACTCTTGGTTTCCACTTTGCATGGATAAGAAACTGCTCTCATGAAAATCAACCCTCTCTCGAAATAGATTTTACAAAATGGTTCCAGAAGACATTTCAGCGTTTCAGCTCTGTCTACAACCGCTCCAGTAATTCTAATGATCTACATATTACTAACATCAGTGTCTCTGATCTGGGACTGTATTACTGTGCAGAAGTAGAGAATAAGGTAATTAAAGATGAAAAAGGCATCATCTCCTCATCTAAAGTGTACTATTATGGAAACCGAAAAACTCGTCTCTCTTTTGCAG aggAAGTAACTTCATGTTCTGGACTGAACATCACCTCCACTCCTCGTGTATCAGACTGTGTTCTCTGCTGGACGCTGCTGTTCAGTGTGTGTCCGGTGTGTGTTCTCCTCTCCTCGATCTGTCTGTTCTGCCTCTGTCAGAGGAAAACTACAG ATGCTGCGGCAGATCAAAAAGACCATTTGAGAGGTAGAAATACCATTGAG GGTGAAGATGAAGAGGTGTGTTATGCATCATTAGACGTGAAAACCAGGAGACAAAAACAACGCAAGACAAAGCGAGTGCAGAGTTCAGACTTCAGTACATATGCTCAGGTCAGAACAGACATGCAATAG
- the LOC125272518 gene encoding uncharacterized protein LOC125272518 isoform X2 encodes MKVRPGDNVTLYCDRSLTLGFHFAWIRNCSHENQPSLEIDFTKWFQKTFQRFSSVYNRSSNSNDLHITNISVSDLGLYYCAEVENKVIKDEKGIISSSKVYYYGNRKTRLSFAEEVTSCSGLNITSTPRVSDCVLCWTLLFSVCPVCVLLSSICLFCLCQRKTTDAAADQKDHLRGRNTIEGEDEEVCYASLDVKTRRQKQRKTKRVQSSDFSTYAQVRTDMQ; translated from the exons ATGAAAGTCAGACCAGGAGACAACGTCACTCTCTACTGTGATCGCTCTTTAACTCTTGGTTTCCACTTTGCATGGATAAGAAACTGCTCTCATGAAAATCAACCCTCTCTCGAAATAGATTTTACAAAATGGTTCCAGAAGACATTTCAGCGTTTCAGCTCTGTCTACAACCGCTCCAGTAATTCTAATGATCTACATATTACTAACATCAGTGTCTCTGATCTGGGACTGTATTACTGTGCAGAAGTAGAGAATAAGGTAATTAAAGATGAAAAAGGCATCATCTCCTCATCTAAAGTGTACTATTATGGAAACCGAAAAACTCGTCTCTCTTTTGCAG aggAAGTAACTTCATGTTCTGGACTGAACATCACCTCCACTCCTCGTGTATCAGACTGTGTTCTCTGCTGGACGCTGCTGTTCAGTGTGTGTCCGGTGTGTGTTCTCCTCTCCTCGATCTGTCTGTTCTGCCTCTGTCAGAGGAAAACTACAG ATGCTGCGGCAGATCAAAAAGACCATTTGAGAGGTAGAAATACCATTGAG GGTGAAGATGAAGAGGTGTGTTATGCATCATTAGACGTGAAAACCAGGAGACAAAAACAACGCAAGACAAAGCGAGTGCAGAGTTCAGACTTCAGTACATATGCTCAGGTCAGAACAGACATGCAATAG